One part of the Leucobacter triazinivorans genome encodes these proteins:
- the ccsB gene encoding c-type cytochrome biogenesis protein CcsB, with translation MDLQLQATLDEFSVIAVWSAITVYVLAFLAFAYDLSQRASAAPVKQREAVLVGAAGGPASVPQSSGEEESLRVPGAERSRRYWARLGIAFTGLGFLLHLAATVARGIAAERVPWANMYEFALIGTLLIVAVYLVALRWYDLRFLGVFIVGMVVFFLGGSTISFYVEVTPLMDPLKSIWLIIHVFVASLATALLAIAAGLSVMQLLQARRERIKAAGGDEVAPDRGYLRTLPSAEALETLAYRFAILGFIFWTFTLIAGAIWANESWGRYWGFDVKEVWTFVIWVIYAGYIHARATRGWRGTKSAWLSLIGFATVIFNFTIVNLYFQGLHAYSGVS, from the coding sequence ATGGATTTGCAGCTGCAGGCCACGCTCGACGAGTTCTCCGTGATCGCCGTCTGGTCGGCGATCACGGTCTACGTCCTCGCGTTCCTGGCCTTCGCCTACGATCTGTCGCAGCGCGCCTCGGCGGCACCCGTCAAGCAGCGAGAGGCGGTCCTCGTCGGGGCGGCCGGAGGCCCGGCGTCCGTGCCGCAGAGCAGCGGAGAGGAGGAGAGCCTCCGGGTGCCCGGTGCGGAACGGTCGCGCCGCTACTGGGCGCGCCTGGGCATCGCCTTCACCGGGCTGGGGTTCCTGCTCCACCTGGCCGCCACCGTCGCCCGCGGGATCGCAGCCGAGCGGGTGCCGTGGGCGAATATGTACGAGTTCGCCCTCATCGGCACTCTGCTGATCGTCGCCGTCTACCTCGTCGCACTGCGCTGGTATGACCTCCGGTTCCTCGGGGTCTTCATCGTTGGCATGGTGGTGTTCTTCCTCGGCGGCTCGACGATCTCCTTCTATGTCGAAGTGACCCCGCTGATGGATCCGCTCAAGAGCATCTGGCTCATCATCCACGTCTTCGTCGCGTCGCTCGCCACGGCGCTGCTCGCGATCGCGGCAGGACTCTCGGTCATGCAGCTGCTGCAGGCGCGCCGCGAACGGATCAAGGCCGCCGGTGGCGACGAGGTGGCCCCGGACCGCGGCTACCTGCGCACGCTGCCGAGCGCCGAGGCGCTCGAAACGCTCGCCTACCGCTTCGCGATCCTCGGCTTCATCTTCTGGACATTCACCCTCATCGCCGGGGCGATCTGGGCGAACGAGTCCTGGGGCCGCTACTGGGGCTTCGACGTCAAAGAGGTCTGGACGTTCGTGATCTGGGTGATCTACGCCGGCTACATCCACGCCCGCGCCACCCGCGGCTGGCGGGGGACGAAGTCCGCATGGCTGTCGCTCATCGGCTTCGCCACGGTGATCTTCAACTTCACCATCGTCAACCTCTACTTCCAGGGCCTGCACGCCTACTCCGGCGTCAGCTGA